The Streptomyces sp. NBC_00576 genome contains the following window.
CGCATGTCCGAGGCTTTCGCGATCAGGTTCTTGGACGCCTTGGACGGCAACGGGCCCCATGTGCGGAGCCATGACGGACAGCACCTGACCCCAGCGGGATAAGACCTTCTCTCCATCATCAAGGCGGCTCGCTCCGCTCCCCGCGCGCGGCCCGACCCCCGGCCGGGCCTGCACTCCTGTCTCCGCCCCGCTCCAGCCCGGCCGGCGCCCGTGCCGCGCTCTCGGCGATCAGCTACCTGATGTCAGAAAAGGGGCATGACGCAACTGGGGCAGTCGGCTCCACAGCTTCGACCACCTCCCCGATCAGAGTCCCGCGTCGAGCATGGCCAGGGGCACTCGCACTAAATGCGGTCGGGCCCAAAGCCTGCCCGAGTCGCCAACCAACGTACGACCCCTGGCCATGCTCGACCCCAGACCGGGCAGGCCACCGCCCAAACCCGCTCCGCCGACCTCGCCGCTTTGGGCGTCAAACCCCACGAGATCCCGTAATCTGCTAACTACAGGCACTGTAGATAGCCGCAGGTGGTGTGAGCGATGAACTACAAAGGCTCTTGGCGACGATTGTTCGCAAACAGCAAGTCCGCCATGGTAGGCGCCATCGAAATATACAATAAGCCGCGATTCGAATATCGCGACGAGGTCTTTGTAATACTTCTAATGAACGCTTGGGAACTACTACTCAAGGCTATCGTCTCAAAGTCGGGCGCCCGAATTTACTACCCCAAGAAGCGTGGCGAGCCATATCGGACGCTAACGTGCAGAGATGCATTTTGGCGGGCCGCCAATTCGAAGCTATGGCCAAAATCGATAGCTATACAAGCCGTAGACGCCAACATCGAACTCTTGAGCACCTACCGCGACAGCGCCGTGCACTTTTACAACAATAAGCAATTTTCGACATTGATATATTCCCTCGCTCAGACCTCCATACTAAATTATCGCGATGTAGCCTCTCAGGTTTTCGAGAAGGACATTGCGGACGAAATATCATGGCGTATCATGCCGCTGGGCATTGAAAATCCCATTGACCCAATCAAATTCATGAAGAACAACTCAAAGGAAGGAGCACAAAGTCGTGCCGTCCAAGACTTCCTAGCATTCCTCAAAGAGAAGACCGATGCGCTCGAATCAGACGGAATCGACACCGAACGACTCCTGACCGTCTTCGACGTTTCCCTGCAGTCCATCAAAAAGATCGACAAAGCTGACATCGTCGTCGGGGTCACGTCTGAAGAGTTGGCCGAGGCCATAGTGGTCTCCCGCAAGGTCGACCCTAACGTCTCACATCCGTACAGGCAGAAAGATGTGATACCAAAAATAAAGAGGGAAACGACAACATATGAGTGGCAAGCCGTCACCTTTACGCATGGAATGCGCGAGGAATCGAAATATTGTTGGCAAGATAAGGATGCCCATCTCGTCAAGTGGTCACCGGAAGCAATACGCTACTTCAACAGCCTCAGCGAGGAGGCCATCCAAAACGCCAAAAAAGAATACTCTGCCAGGTTCAAGAAATGAGCTGCGGCTTGCTTCCAAAGCCTGCAAAATCGAACACCCAATGACCTCGCTCTCCCCGAGAATCTCGATCGATTCAGCATGGAACGCGAGGCCGTGGCTAGCGCCGCAATCGTCAATCGCGGTCCGCCTCACTAGACACCGGAGTCTCGCCCTCCGATGTGATATCGACTGATTTTTGCGGCCAAGGTCCTAGGATTTCATCATTCCGGTCTAGGGATTCATACATCCGAAACGAAGCAACAGTGAGAGGAAGGTGGTTAATCTCCCACTCTTCCGCAATCTCCTTGAGCGCGGATCTAAAGTCTCCCTGAGTGGGGCGCATCTCGAACCTTCCCATCGCCTCAAAAAGAATTACACCGAGGATGCCTACTGGGGGGCTGGATTCATCGCTAGTGAGTTTACTTCCACCCAGGAGAGATCTACAAATCTCACGCCACATAACCGTAAATGGCGACAGGCTTTTCGCGTCTGAATAGGCCGTCCAGGCTCCTTTGGGTATCTTCCATGTCAGTCTCCTGGGTGATCTGCGAGGACGCTTACGGCCTGCCACCAAGACGGATCCACGCATTTTGATGTGCATACTACGAGAATCGGCTAGCTGGCTGTGGATCACACTCCAGTAGTCAAGTAGAAAAGTGACCCGGTCGTACGGGTCTATGCGCACGACAGTTTCCGCCGTTGCCGTGTCCGAGCCATAATTTTCGAGTTTGAACATTCGCGGCGTAACGAAGTATTCTTTCTTTCCCTTGGTCGAGATCGCTAGGCTTGGGCGGTGAATCGTGATTGCTGTACGGCCAGGATTCTCGACGACGAGCTGCGCTAGTTCTATATTCTCCTTCGCGATTCTCCCGAACTCTCCCGCCGCCATTTTCCATTTTCCGGTATTATTGGTGGTTAGCTTTACATCCGGTTCCCACGTGGCTGCATTGAGGTAAACCCGCACGCGGCCGCCATCGAGCATGTGCTTCGATATTTGCCATCCTAGAGCAATGAATGAAACCAGGAATCCGGCTCCGGCCACGATAAGGGCCAAAACCGCTACAGGCATACCGAACAATTCAGGGGTGGAGTTCACATTATTATGCTACCGAGAAGGTGGGTGTGCGGTGGGAGATCGAGACAATTCGCATGGCTGCCCAGAGGGTCCAGTCGTTCAACGGCGGACTAGCACGAACGTCTGCAGGCCATCAGAGCAGTTGAGAGACGCATCAGCTCAAGGCAGCTCCCCCACCCAAGTTGCTTCAGGACGAAGCAGTCATCGGCCAAGGCCTCGCCGCAACGCTTCCGCCGGTGCGACTAGCTATGACGGACGTCGCCGGACAGCGTGGCTGAGGAACCGATGGTGGTTGCCCTGGCACACGCGCGCCTGATCAGTCGGCGCACCCGACGTTGTGGCTGACGTTCGTCGGCTGAGGCACCAACGGCCAAGGCCCCGCAGCCGTTCAGAGTGCGTTGAGGTGAGGGGTGGGCGTCGATCCATTCGCGTGCCAGATGCTGCGGAGACTCACGGGGAACAGCGGGGACTCGGCCGCGGATCCGGAGGGGTTGGTGCACCGTTCCGCCGCAGGCCAGTGCAGTCATAGCGCCCAGAAAACCCAAGCTTCCCAAGCTGAGGGCCCCGGAGTCGTGGTAACGCGCGGTCCGTCGTAGCTCGCTCTGGTCGGCGCCTGCTACTTCCCTTTGCCAGAGCCGGACCCGATCATGAGGCCCATGGTGTCCAGCATCGTCGTTCAGTACACCGAACTCCTGCGGGTCGGCGAGCACGGCCTCTGGAGCAGGTTGCGGGAGCTTTTGGAGGGCCAGGGGCTCGACCCGGACCGTACGGTCGTCGTCGACCTCCTGTCAGGAGGGCCGGACCACGAGGACGGACAAGTCATCTCCGCCGACGGCAGGGTCTTCGAGTTCAGCCTCTTCTACGACCAGGAATTGGAGGACGGCGCCAAGAACGCCGTACTTCACGGCTGGAGCGACATCACGGACCGCTGGCGGACCGGAACACGGGCTGGTCTCACCTCGGGCGCCTTCGCGTGGATGGCACAGCTCGAAGAGCAAAGCTGATCTACCGCTAATCGGAGGGTCGGGCGTCCCCTGCGTGTCTAACTGCGTGACAACGCCCGCGCACAACGGTGAACAGGCACGAACGCCTGCGAACCATCAGCGCAGGCCAGTGGCGCGGAAGTCCAAGGCAGCGCCCACGCCCAAGTTGCTTCGGGACGAAGAGGTCATCACCGAAAGCCCCGCTGCTACACGTCCGCCGTCGCACGTTCCCAAGCCGAGGGCGCCGCTGCGTCGTCACGGGCCGGTTACCGCGGCTTGCTCTGGTCGACGGTCCGGCAGCGTGGTTGAGGCTGGTGGGGGTACAGCGAGGCATACGCGCGCCTGGTCGGTCGGCTAGCCCGCCATCGTGGCGGGCTGTCGTCGGCTGAGGATCAGATCGAACAGTGTTTGGCAGCTTCATCAGCGAAAGCGCAGAGCATCCCGATGAACTCCCGGTACTCCTCGGGGTCTTCGGGGTCGTCGCGTGCCTTACTGGCCGGCCCCTCGATCCACTGCTGCCAGAGCCCGCCCGGGACGAGGAACCGGGCCGCGCGGTCGGTACCGGCCTTGGCGTCGAGCAACAAGAGCGCGCCAAGGGCGGCCCTCTGGTCGTAGTCGAGGTCAAGGCGAGGCAGATAGCGGTCGAGGTAAGCAACCAGGAGGTCAGCGTCGGCGGAGGTGCCGAAGGTGGCCAGGGCGACGCAGTAATCCTGCCCCGCGAAGGGCCCCGCACTGGCGAGCAGGAGTTCGCCGAGACGTTCCCGGAACTCGGTTCTGCCGGCAACGGCGATGAGCCAGGCGGCCGTTCCCCTCTCGCGCCATCCTCGGTCGAGCAGCACGCCCAGTTCACGAGGACTGATCTCACCGGCAGCCTTGCCCAGCTTCCGCATGAACTTGGCTCGGTCGCGCCCACTCATACCGAGAAGTGCGCCACCGAGCTTGAGATACCGAAGGTCGCGCGTGACATAGCGGCGAGTCAACTTGAGTATCTCGTACTCCTCACGGGTGCAGCGCATGCCAGCATCCTTGTACGAACGAAGCTGTCAGACCAGCGATCCCGCCGGTCAGGCGTTTCAGCCCTGCGTATCTCTCCGTCTCAGTTTCCGTCTCGTTCAGCCCCGTTCACGGCCGTTCAGGAAGGACCACACGCGGGAATCGTCTCGCGGTCCAACCGCCCATGAACCCAGCTGAACGCCCCTGTACAGGGGCTCCGGTGACACCCCCACAGTTGGAAAGCGTGGTGGTGACGGTCGAGTTGAGCGTGCGCCACACCCGGATACACGACACGTGATCAGCTGGGAACGTGGAGACCATCATCGCCAGTGCCATAGCCGTTCTGGGAACCCTGCTCGGTTCGGGGCTCACCCTGGCGTTTCAGCAGCGCACCACCGACAAGGGGCACCAGTTCACCCGCCGCGAGAAGCTCCGGCAGGAGCGGCTGGATGCCTACTCCGCCTACGCCGGCGCACTCATCAACTACCGTCGCTGCCTGGTGCACCTCTGGTTCTGCGAGAACGAACAGCCACCACCGGAGAACCCCGACGCTGTGCGGATCCGCGCCTACGATCTGCGCTCCAACGCCCAAGAGGCAATGTTCCGGGTGCAGATGCTGACGGATGACGAAACCCTGGCCCAGACTGCGGAAGCCGTATTGACGGACATCACGGCACTGTCCAAGTCGGATACCAGAACCGATCTTGACCAGCGCAGAGTCACCACCCGCGACGACGTCAGCCGACTGGTGAAGGCATCAAAGCACCACCTCTGATACGCATCCCGATGGACTTGTTCGCACAGGAGGTCCGTCACAGGACGCGCACCGACGAGACCGCACCACAAGCGCACCAGAAAGGGCGGGGAACAGCGGTGAAAGCGGCCCGGCCACGACGGGGCCACGCCGTGGGCGTTCGGCCAGGTCAGCGTCCAAACCACTCGCAAATGCCCGCAGCTTCCCAAGCTGATGGCCTTGCAGTGGGCAGACCGCAGTCGGTCAGCGCAACGATTCCCGCTTAGCCGGTCTGGGTATCGCTGAGGGGTGCCCCGACGGGGCGAGCCGTCTGAGTGCAGCTTTCGAAGGTTGCGTGAGTACAGGTGGGGGGACTCGTGGCGCGCCGCAAAACAGTGATGCAAGTGCTCGCTGAGGCGTACAAGGCGAAGCAACAGGCAAAGGCTGCTGAGTTGAAGCGCGCCCAGCAGAAGGAGCAGAGGGCAGCGAAGGCTGCTGAGGAGCGTCGGCGCGGTCAGAAACGAGAGGCTGCCAAGGCCGAGGCCGAACATGCCCGCCTGCTGGCCGCAGGGGAAAAGCACCTCAATCGGGAACAGGCTGCACAGGCGCGGGAGGTTGCCCGTATCGAGCGGGAGTTGGCTAAGCGCCAAGCCGAGCGGGAGCGCGCTGCCGAGCAGCAGGAGCGGGAGCAGGCACGCGCGGAGAAGGAACGACAGAAGCAGGTGCGAGAGACCCGCTTGGCTCAGTTGAAGGACGAGGCAGAGCAACGCACGCTCCAGGCCCAGGAGCGCATGACGGCGCTACAGGCTGTGCTGACAGACCGGCCCAAGAGGCTGAAGAGTTGGCACCCGTATGTCGAGCAGTCATTCGCTGAGCAGGGCCCGCAGGGCGTGGCAGACGCTGTGGAGGAAGTGCTTAATCGCTCGCCCGTGCCCGAGGGGTGCCGAGCGGGTGCGGGAGCGGCTTACGTTCCGGAGGCTCAGCGGCTCCTCATCGAAGTCGAACTACCTCAGCACGAAGTGGTGCCGGCCGTGATGTCATACCGAGTTGTGGCCCAGCGAGTCGAGATCGTCGCCCAACCTCGTAAGGAGGCCGAGTCCAAAGAGGCATACCGCACTCTGGTTGCCCGCCTCGCCCTTCGAGCACTGGACGAAGCATTTTCGACCACCCCACCCAGTCTCGTCACGACTGTGGTGTTCAACGGGCACGTGAGTGCCAAGGACCGCGCAACCGGGCGACCGGTTCGGCCTTGCCTTGTGAGTGTGGTTGCCCAGCGCGAGGCCTTCGACCAACTCGTTCTGGACGAGCCCGAGCTAGATCCACAGAGTTGCCTCAAATACCTCGGCGCTGTCGTCTCCCGCCATCCGCACGATCTCGAGCCGGTGCCCCCGGTCGTGGAGATCGACCTGTCGATGTACCGCATCACTGCCGATGCTGGTGCCGTAGCAGGGCTCGACAGCCGACCCGACCTCCTACAGATGGACCCCTACGCCTTCGAACGGCTCGTACGCGAGTTGTTCGAAGCGATGGGCTTCGAGACCTGGCGTACCCAGGGTTCTCGGGATGATGGTGTGGACGCCGTCGCTGTTCAACGTGACCCGGTGGGGACCACGGTCTTCGCCATCCAAGCAAAGCGGTCGAAGAACGCGGTGCCCGTTGAGACGGTCCGCGCATTGGCAGGAGTGATGCACGACAAGGCTGCAAGCCGTGGGGTCCTGGTAACGACTTCATGGTTCGGCAAGGCAAGCGATGACTTCGCTCACAGAACGGGCAGGATGCAACTCATCAACGGGCGCAACCTGAAGGCGCTACTCAAGGAGTACCTGAACATGGACGTCCTGATCGGTCTCCCGAAAACACCTCCGGGTTGGCAGGCCTCCGACGTGCAATAAGCCGTTCAGCGTGACCAACAGGGAGAGGGACCCGGATCTTGTCCAAGTCCCTCCTCCAGTGCGGGTTGAACCGGAGGCAGCCCCGGCACCCGCCCTTGCCGACCGTCCTCCTCAGATGCAGTGAGGTTCGCTCACCTCCAGGAGGTGACTGCGGCTGGTGGCTACGCGGAGTACGTCTCGCAGGGCTTCGGTCAGTTCCTTCGCCAAGAGCTGCATGTCCTCCGGGCACGCGTGCTCGTCGCCGAGGGTTTCCGTGGCCTGCTTCAGCAGTTCGGCCGCCGTCCCGAGTTGTACCGATTCGATGTTGTCGGCCAGGCGGGACATGTAGCCGTCCCTGTCGTCGGTGCTCAGGTAGCAGGGCTTGCCCTCCGGCCCCGACCATGGGAGAAGCCGCAGCTCGTTCTGTGCCGTCATCCTTGCGTCTGCCTCTCGTCGGTCACGTGGTGGGTAGTGAAGACCGCGTCGACGCGATCCCCCGGGAACACCAGAAGCGCGGCCTCGACCACGCGCCCGGCGGTGTCGGCGGCAACGCGTGTGATCGCGAGCACCGCCAAGGTGGGGTTGATCCGGAGGGTGGACGCCTCATCTGGTGTGGGGAGGCGGGCGGAGACCGTCTCCCGGACCTCCGACGACAGAGGGCTCAGCACAGCAAAGCTCTCTTCTGTCCGCACGTATGAGGGGTTGTCACCGAGTGCTCCGGCGGGCTCCAGGTCGCGCGGGACGTAGATGCGGGCCAGGCTGTGCGGAGATTCGCCCTGGTAGCTGATGCTGAAGAACTCGGTCAGCGGGCTACCGTTCGGAACTCGTAATAGGGCTGCCAGATGCCCATGCGCCTCGATCGCAGTGGCGCGGTCCGTGACGCGCAGAGCCGTTTCAGCGGCTGTCCACGGGTCCAGCGTCCCCCAGCCGCCGACATACATGATCTTGCGGAGGCGGTGGCGGACGAAGTTGCCTTTGCCGTGGATCTTCTCGACGAGACCTTCCCCCTGAAGCACCGCGAGGGCGCTCCGCAGCGTCGCCGTGCTGACTTTGTACTGGCCGGCCAGTCCGACTTCAGACGGGAGGCGTTCGCCGGGCTTGATGTGACCGGTCGTGATCTGACGCCTGAGGTCGTCGGCGATGTCGTGATGGCGAGAGGGCACGGTCTGTGTCACCGCCTTCTCAGCATCCGCACGGCGAGGAGCCGGGTCCGTGTGTGCATGGTCAGCAACTCGCCCGACTCGAACAGCAGTTGCTTGGCGCCTTGGGACAGCTGGAAGAGGTTACTCACCCGGCATGCCCGGCCACCGACTTGGATGATGTCGCCGCGCTGCACAGTGGTCGAGGTGATCTCAACGGGCTGGGAAATCAGCGCGCCGGTGAACGCCCGTTGCCTCACTGCTGCACCTCCGCAGGCGTGGGCTGGTTGGGCGCCGCGTGACACAGGCAGTCGCACACCTCGTAGATCACCGGAAGGTCGACCGGCGCCACCGTCGGGGAGGACTCCACGCAGGTGGGGTGAGTGCCGATCCGGCATGCAACCGATCGGTAGGGGGCGGACGGGGCGTCCGTGATGTGAGGTTGTCGGCGAGGAGGCATCAGCGGACTCCCGCGAGGGCCGACCAGGCTTCGGCCGGCAGATGGGGCGCCATGACCATCGAACGCCGCGGCCGTTCGCGCTTCTCCCAGGCCAGGACGTACGGGCGGACTAGCGCGTTGTCCTCACCCGTGAGCGAACCCGCAAGGTTCGCCGGAGCTGGGCCCCGCCGCAGGACTGCCGTCGGCCCTTCCGCGGGCACAGGGGGTGCATAGGCTGGCGACGGACTGGTGGACGTTAAGGGGCGACGGTGCCTGCCCTTGGGGAAGTGCCGCTCTCTGGTGAGCGAGACGGCACGGCGGATACGGTTGAGCACGCTGCTCAGCTCCTATCGCTGATGGCTCGGTCCCCCGACATCGCCCGTCGTGGGGACCGCTTTGCGTACGACCGCCCAGAGGGTGCGGTCATTCAGGCTGGTGGCGAGGAGGCCGAAACGATCGGCGTCGGCCACTACTTCGAGGGCCTCCCGCCATAATTCGGCGTCGAGCGATTCCGGGACCTCTACCTCGATCGACGTGTGTAAGGCGTGCTCCTCCACGCGCACGGGGAGCCCGAGGGCGGACAGTCGGGCGGCGAGGGCCGCCGCGCTAACTCCCGAAGCGGGCACAGGGCAGCCTCCGTCACCAGCAATCACTTTCAGTGAAGCTAGTTAACTAGACTAGAGCTAGTGGACTAGATTTTCTACATGCCTGAGCAACCGCCCTATCTCCGCATCGCCGACGAACTCCGGCGGCGGATCGCGGAGCACGTATGGGAACCGGGAGACCGCCTGCCCTCCCGCGCCCAGATCGGCCAGGAGTGCGGCGTGGGCGAGAACGTGGTGCGCCGGGCGCAGGAGTTGCTGATCTCCCAGGGCGTGCTGGAGGGACGTGCCGGATCAGGCACGTACGTCGCCGAGCCCCGGCAGCGAGTGCGGGTGGTCCGTTCCTCGGCGCGCGAGCAGCCCAACGGGTCACCCTTCCGTGCGGACATGAAGGCTGTCGGCAGGCAAGGGCATTGGGAGAGCCGGACCGACGCCAAGGTGCCGCCGACGGCGGAGATCGCGGCACGTCTGGGCATCACCGAGGGCGAGCTGTGCGTCCGTACGACGTACGAGTTCCTGGCGGACAGCAGGCCCGTGCAGTTGTCGACGAGTTGGGAGCCGTACGACCTCACGGCCGGCACTCTCGTCGTCCTGCCCGAGGGAGGGCCGCACGCCGGGGCGGGCGTCGTGAACCGCATGGCCGCGATCGGCATCACCGTCAGCCACGCCGTGGAGCAGCCGGAGCCTCGGCAAGCGACCGCCGAAGAGGCTTCGCTACTGGGCGTCCAGAAGGCAGCGCTCGTCACGCACATCCGGCGGACGTACTACAGCGACAAGGGAAGGCCCGTGGAAACCGCGGACATCGTGGTACCCGCCGCGCACTGCGAGATCGTCTATGAGATCCCGATCAACCGGTAGCGCTGTGAGCGCGTAGGTTCACCGGCTGGCGGTCGGAGGTCTACTTGTCGCGCGAGGTCTCGATTTCGGCCGCCAGAACGACCATGTCGCGCACGTGCGTGTAGTACTTGGCCCCGTACTCGTCGCCGATCGCGGGAAGTACCTTTTCGAACGCCGCTGTGAGCCTGCTCAAGCCGGCGCGACGCCGCTCATCGAGTGGGCCTTCGAGGACAACGGCCGCGTAGGCGTAGGAGTCCGCATCGAGCAGCACCATGTCCCGGCCTTCGATGTCCAGGCCGCGGAAGCCCGGAGGGAACGGCGCGGCCATATGCTCGGCCATCATCTGTGCCAGCGCGTCCAGCTTCTCTTCGAACATGTGGGAGATCCTGCCAGGCACTGGTGCGTCAAGGGGACTCCACCGCAACCCGGTGAACCTATGCGGTCACCAGCACTAGTGTGCACCGCATGACCAACGACGCCCCGGGCTGCCCCGATTGCAGCCAGCCCATGGAGTTCGGTGGCCTCCTACTGTCCAGGCGGGAGGACGACGGCCGACGGGTCTGCCGGTCGCTGTGGAGATGTGCCGGTCGGCATGTCTGGTGGAACTGGGCCGACCGGCCGGAGGAACCATTGGAGGCCTGCCCAGTGCCGCAGCTGTTCCGCTGACATCCAAGTGCGCCCGGGATGCGTGGACGTAGCCGAAGCGCGTTCGTATCCTCGTCGGTCGAATGCGTGTCGAAGTCGCCGAACGTCCGGAGTCGGTGCCCGGAAAGGGCCAGGTCAGACCCGCTCACCCAGTGGTCCGCTCAAGCGCCTTCTAAGCGCTTAGCCTATTCACGGTCGACCAACCCATGACACGACAGCAGCCCGAACGATTCCGCTGTGTGCCTCGATGGATGCGCGCGACGAACACCTGGCTCCGTTCGAAAGAGCAGTACACACAGACGGAACCGATCACGAAACACCCGGTGACGTCCGGCGTGCCCCTACTCTCCGAGGAGGATTTTTTCAAGCGGACTTGTCGCCCCTAAGCCCACAAGGAAGTCAGACGGGGCGAGACCACCAAGAGAATTGGCACCTTCCTTCCCCGCCCTCGTTCACTTCGTGGCTCTGCTCGCGTTCATACCCTCGACGACATCGAGTTCCCCGGCGTCACCGAGTACTCGGCTTTCGGCGCGACCCGTATTCCACGACTACCGGCGCCGGCCTCTCTCACCACGGCAGCTGACGCCGCTACTCAGCGCCACCGCCTCGGAATCGTAGACGCCCTATTCCCCCAGCCATCCGGCTCCCTTACCCTCACGTCCATGCCAGGGAGGGGGTCCCAGTGGCCACGGAGGCGACGAGTTGGCAGAAGGAGCAAGTGAGTCGGGCCTACGTCCACGTACTCGCTACCCAGGGCGGCTACACCATCTGCGACTGGAACGTCGACAAGGACGGCGTCGACATGACCCTCCGTATGCGCGGGTTGATGGTCGACGTCCAGCTCAAATGCACACAGAGCCCACGCATCGTCCGGGGCGGCTACAGCTTTGACCTTGACATCGAAACGTACGACAAACTCCGTGACCTCGACCGCTCCGCACCCGGCCACCTCGCGTTACTGATCGTGCCGCCGGACATAGGCCGCTGGGTGACCCACCATCCCGAGTCGATCATCCTGGCCTGCCACGGCTACTGGGCCTCCCTGCACGGCGCGGGTGAGGCACGCAGCAACGGCACCACCGCGATCAGCCTCCCAGAGCACCAGCCCCTGACCGCCAAGTCGATAGGGAGCATGTTCGACACAGCGCGTCAGCTGCTCAACCCCGTCGGCCGAGAGGTGCACTGACGTGGTGCACCCAGAGCCGGACTTCGGTCCCGAGGAGATCCGCAGCTATCTCAAGGTCACCGGATGGACCCCGATCTCCGGCGGTGCCGTCGCCGAACTGTGGCGCCTGCCTGGTCCCGCCGACGAGGTTGTCCTGGTCCCCATGAAGCCGGGTGCCCCGGACTTCACCAAACGCGCCCGGATCCTGCTCGGGGATTTGGCCCGCGTCGAGTCACGCGACATGCGCACGGTCCAAGACGCGGTCGCCACCGTGTTCAACGACGTCACCGACCTCCAAGCCTCCCACCCCACCCTGAGCGACGGATCCATCCCCCTGGAATCCGGCTACGAGCTCTTCGTCTCCGCGAAGCGTCTGCGCGTGGCTTCCGCCGCCGCGACCATCCGCCGGCAAGGCCACTTCCGCACCTTCCCGACACGGGCGAGGGAACAGGCCCGGGACGTCCGCGTTGGACAGACCCGACGCGGCTCGTACATCGTGCCCATCATCAGCCAGGCCCGCGCCCCTGAGGACGTCTACTCCCCCGGCCAGGGCCGGATCGACGTGGGAGTGGAGGAAACCCTCTTCGACCGACGCGTCACCGCCACCATGTCCCGCGCCCTGGGCGTTCTCGAGGAAATGGCGGGCGCCGACCGGGAGCCCACCCCCAGCGAGATCACCGACTTGGTAGGCGAGGGCGTCTCGTACGAGCTCTGCCAG
Protein-coding sequences here:
- a CDS encoding DUF4365 domain-containing protein; protein product: MSRAYVHVLATQGGYTICDWNVDKDGVDMTLRMRGLMVDVQLKCTQSPRIVRGGYSFDLDIETYDKLRDLDRSAPGHLALLIVPPDIGRWVTHHPESIILACHGYWASLHGAGEARSNGTTAISLPEHQPLTAKSIGSMFDTARQLLNPVGREVH
- a CDS encoding DUF6000 family protein, encoding MRCTREEYEILKLTRRYVTRDLRYLKLGGALLGMSGRDRAKFMRKLGKAAGEISPRELGVLLDRGWRERGTAAWLIAVAGRTEFRERLGELLLASAGPFAGQDYCVALATFGTSADADLLVAYLDRYLPRLDLDYDQRAALGALLLLDAKAGTDRAARFLVPGGLWQQWIEGPASKARDDPEDPEEYREFIGMLCAFADEAAKHCSI
- a CDS encoding GntR family transcriptional regulator codes for the protein MTQTVPSRHHDIADDLRRQITTGHIKPGERLPSEVGLAGQYKVSTATLRSALAVLQGEGLVEKIHGKGNFVRHRLRKIMYVGGWGTLDPWTAAETALRVTDRATAIEAHGHLAALLRVPNGSPLTEFFSISYQGESPHSLARIYVPRDLEPAGALGDNPSYVRTEESFAVLSPLSSEVRETVSARLPTPDEASTLRINPTLAVLAITRVAADTAGRVVEAALLVFPGDRVDAVFTTHHVTDERQTQG
- a CDS encoding GntR family transcriptional regulator, producing MPEQPPYLRIADELRRRIAEHVWEPGDRLPSRAQIGQECGVGENVVRRAQELLISQGVLEGRAGSGTYVAEPRQRVRVVRSSAREQPNGSPFRADMKAVGRQGHWESRTDAKVPPTAEIAARLGITEGELCVRTTYEFLADSRPVQLSTSWEPYDLTAGTLVVLPEGGPHAGAGVVNRMAAIGITVSHAVEQPEPRQATAEEASLLGVQKAALVTHIRRTYYSDKGRPVETADIVVPAAHCEIVYEIPINR
- a CDS encoding restriction endonuclease, coding for MARRKTVMQVLAEAYKAKQQAKAAELKRAQQKEQRAAKAAEERRRGQKREAAKAEAEHARLLAAGEKHLNREQAAQAREVARIERELAKRQAERERAAEQQEREQARAEKERQKQVRETRLAQLKDEAEQRTLQAQERMTALQAVLTDRPKRLKSWHPYVEQSFAEQGPQGVADAVEEVLNRSPVPEGCRAGAGAAYVPEAQRLLIEVELPQHEVVPAVMSYRVVAQRVEIVAQPRKEAESKEAYRTLVARLALRALDEAFSTTPPSLVTTVVFNGHVSAKDRATGRPVRPCLVSVVAQREAFDQLVLDEPELDPQSCLKYLGAVVSRHPHDLEPVPPVVEIDLSMYRITADAGAVAGLDSRPDLLQMDPYAFERLVRELFEAMGFETWRTQGSRDDGVDAVAVQRDPVGTTVFAIQAKRSKNAVPVETVRALAGVMHDKAASRGVLVTTSWFGKASDDFAHRTGRMQLINGRNLKALLKEYLNMDVLIGLPKTPPGWQASDVQ
- a CDS encoding DUF3644 domain-containing protein, whose translation is MNYKGSWRRLFANSKSAMVGAIEIYNKPRFEYRDEVFVILLMNAWELLLKAIVSKSGARIYYPKKRGEPYRTLTCRDAFWRAANSKLWPKSIAIQAVDANIELLSTYRDSAVHFYNNKQFSTLIYSLAQTSILNYRDVASQVFEKDIADEISWRIMPLGIENPIDPIKFMKNNSKEGAQSRAVQDFLAFLKEKTDALESDGIDTERLLTVFDVSLQSIKKIDKADIVVGVTSEELAEAIVVSRKVDPNVSHPYRQKDVIPKIKRETTTYEWQAVTFTHGMREESKYCWQDKDAHLVKWSPEAIRYFNSLSEEAIQNAKKEYSARFKK